The nucleotide window GCGCGGCTCGGCACTGTGCATCGACAATCGACTGCACGCGGACAGACATTGCGAATCCGCGCCGAGTTCCTGAGCCATGATCCAACCCATCTCCCATCGACTCAGCCGCTCGACGCCGCCAAGGTGATACAGACCCGTCGCCTTCGAGTGACACGCCATGACCAACCCCCCCGCCGCTTCGGGCAGCGCCAGCGGCGTGCGCCATTCGTCTTCAAACAAGCGCACCGGCTCGCCCTTCCGCATCGCGGCGATCTGCTGATCGAAGAGCGTCGGCGAACCGTGCCGCGCCGGGCCGAACATCAGACTCACGCGCACCACCATGTTCAAATCCCCGCGCAGCACTGACGCCTCCGCCTCGACTTTCTGATGCCCGTACTCGGACACGGGGCAGGGCGGATGGCTCTCCCGGTAGGGGACATCGCTCTCGCCGTCGAAGACCATGTCGGTCGAGAGGAAGATGAGTTTCGCCTCGGTCATCGCCGCCAGATCGGCGAGTCGGCGGGTGGCGTCGACGTTGATGACCCGGACGCGGTCGGGGTCATTGAACACCTGGGCCGGCTTGGCGATCGCCGCCGCGTGAATCACCGCCTCCGGCCGCTCGCGCTCAAAAGCGCGCGTCAGCGCCGCACGATCCGTCAGATCGACCTCCCGATGCCCGCGCCACGCGATAACCTCATCGCCCTGCGCAACCAGCGCATCGTGCACATACGCTCCGAGCTGACCATTGGCACCGGTGAGTAGAACACGCATGAGGGCAATATACCGTCTCTGAAGCCCATGGCGTGACGCCTTGAGCTTTCACCCCCCGATGGCGGTCATGATGCGCAGCGGGGTGTACTGATCGCGGAAGACATGCTCGAGCGGTTTTTCCGTCAGGGCCTGACGGAAGACGCGCTCGATGGCTTCGTCGGTTCCGTCGTCGCGCAGGGCGGGTTTCAAATCCAGTTCGCCGTGGTTGCCCAGGCACGGGCGGATGAAGCCGTCGGCGGTGAGGCGCATCTTGTTGCACGATTCGCAGAAGTGCTCATCAGTCATCGCGCCGATGAACCCGATGACCGCACCGGTGCGGGCGAGCCGCCAGTAGCGCGCCGGGCCGTGACCGAGCCGATCGGTGATGGGTTCGGGCGTGTCATATTTTGACAGCAATGTCATCGCGTCGGCGATGGAAAGGAAGTGCCGGGCATCGAGCATGTCGGGCGAGCTGACGGGCATCAGCTCGATGAACCGCACGGGCAATCCGCGAGCCGCGCCGTATTCGACGATGGGCCAAAGCTGATCTTCATTAAGGTCGCGGATCATCACGGTGTTGAGCTTGATCTTTTCGAAGCCCGCGTCAATGGCGGCGTCGATGCCGGCGAGGGCTTCGTCGAGCCGGCCGCGCGTGATGCGGTGATATCGATCGGCGTCGAGGGCGTCGAGCGAGATATTGATGCTTGTCACACCCGCAGCGCGCAGACGGCGGGCGACGGGGGCGAGGCGCGTGGCGTTGGTGGTCATCGACAGCGACGCCACGCCGTCGATGCGGCCGAGCTGCTCGATGAGCGCGACGGCGTCGGTGCGAACGAGCGGCTCGCCGCCGGTGATGCGAAAGCGGCGGAACCCGAGCCCGACGGCGATGCGCACGGCGCGCTCGATTTCCTCGAAGGAGAGTATCTGATCTTTGGGGAGCCAGTCGCTGTGATGCTCGGGCATGCAGTACCCGCAGCGCTCATTGCACCGGTCGGTGATCGAGACGCGGAGGTAGTCGACTTGTCGGCCGAATCCGTCGTGCATGATGGAGCATTGTAGTCGCTGCGGCGCCTGCGGGAGCCGGGCGGGGCATGCTAGAACTACCGGGCGGTATCCGCTAAAATGGCCACCGCAAGCATCTTCCTTCCCCGCAATCCCGGCCGACGGCCCGGAGAGGCAGCCCCTATGCTCCCGCGACGCAAAACACGGCAGGTCACCCTCGGCGATCAAACCCATACCCTCGTCAAAATCGGCGGTGACGCCCCGGTCGCCGTGCAGTCCATGACCAGCGGGTACACCCACGACATCGCCAAGTGCGTCGCCGAGATTCACAAGCTCGCCGCCGCCGGCTGCGACATCGTCCGCGTCGCCGTCCCCGAAAAGAAAGACACCCAGGCCCTCAAGGAAATCATCCCGCAGGTCCAGGTCCCCATCGTCGCCGACGTGCATTTTCATTTCCAGCGCGCCCTCGAAGCCATCGAGTCCGGCGTCCATAAAATCCGACTCAACCCCGGCAACATCCAGGATCGCAAACAAGTCGAGGAAGTCATCGCCGCGTGCAAGGAACGCAAAATCCCCATCCGCATCGGCGTCAACGAGGGCTCCATCATCGAGCGCAAGGACAAGCAGAAGCGCATGAAGGAGCTCGGCGGCGTGTTCTCGACGTCCAAACACGCCCACTTCCTGGCGATCATGATCACCAAGCTCGAAGAATACCTGGACATCTTCTACGAAAACGATTTCCACGACATTGTCATCTCCGCGAAAAGCCCCGACCCGACGCTCGTCATCGAGGCGTACACCGAAATCAGCAAGCGGTTTGATCATCCGCTGCA belongs to Planctomycetota bacterium and includes:
- a CDS encoding sugar nucleotide-binding protein, which produces MRVLLTGANGQLGAYVHDALVAQGDEVIAWRGHREVDLTDRAALTRAFERERPEAVIHAAAIAKPAQVFNDPDRVRVINVDATRRLADLAAMTEAKLIFLSTDMVFDGESDVPYRESHPPCPVSEYGHQKVEAEASVLRGDLNMVVRVSLMFGPARHGSPTLFDQQIAAMRKGEPVRLFEDEWRTPLALPEAAGGLVMACHSKATGLYHLGGVERLSRWEMGWIMAQELGADSQCLSACSRLSMHSAEPRPRDLSLDTMRWERDLPTMPRRTFREHVRRMVLHTSPSGSGRPQAG
- the moaA gene encoding GTP 3',8-cyclase MoaA, giving the protein MHDGFGRQVDYLRVSITDRCNERCGYCMPEHHSDWLPKDQILSFEEIERAVRIAVGLGFRRFRITGGEPLVRTDAVALIEQLGRIDGVASLSMTTNATRLAPVARRLRAAGVTSINISLDALDADRYHRITRGRLDEALAGIDAAIDAGFEKIKLNTVMIRDLNEDQLWPIVEYGAARGLPVRFIELMPVSSPDMLDARHFLSIADAMTLLSKYDTPEPITDRLGHGPARYWRLARTGAVIGFIGAMTDEHFCESCNKMRLTADGFIRPCLGNHGELDLKPALRDDGTDEAIERVFRQALTEKPLEHVFRDQYTPLRIMTAIGG
- the ispG gene encoding flavodoxin-dependent (E)-4-hydroxy-3-methylbut-2-enyl-diphosphate synthase, whose translation is MLPRRKTRQVTLGDQTHTLVKIGGDAPVAVQSMTSGYTHDIAKCVAEIHKLAAAGCDIVRVAVPEKKDTQALKEIIPQVQVPIVADVHFHFQRALEAIESGVHKIRLNPGNIQDRKQVEEVIAACKERKIPIRIGVNEGSIIERKDKQKRMKELGGVFSTSKHAHFLAIMITKLEEYLDIFYENDFHDIVISAKSPDPTLVIEAYTEISKRFDHPLHLGVTHAGPRETAMIRSCVPLGHLLASGVGDTIRISYASDPVYEVEDALEMLYCLQLRERKGVDLIACPTCGRIQVDLYTLVQDVRKKLAEEIVLPIKVAVMGCIVNGPGEAEGADVAIFAGDRRGIIYVQGQKVANVPEEQILETLLKHCKEFEEKVKSGKAKLGEKVVEILPPDPIGELGSGFDKIAAGNVEKMTDLTVGGR